One Sanguibacter sp. HDW7 DNA window includes the following coding sequences:
- a CDS encoding GNAT family N-acetyltransferase, which yields MPVSTLPGGALVRAARPGDEPAILRCIQSLAAYEKEPDAVVNTVERLTDALFGERPAAFTHVVELDGEVVAIALWFTTYSTWTGEQGMWLEDLWVDEAYRGRGYGRVLVQTLAAVCVERGFPRFEWTVLDWNAPSIAFYRALGAVGMDEWTTQRVTGAALARLAGR from the coding sequence ATGCCTGTGTCCACCCTTCCCGGCGGCGCCCTCGTACGCGCGGCTCGACCCGGCGACGAGCCGGCGATCCTCCGGTGCATCCAGTCGCTCGCGGCGTACGAGAAGGAGCCGGACGCGGTCGTCAACACCGTCGAGCGCCTCACCGACGCCCTCTTCGGCGAGCGGCCCGCGGCGTTCACGCACGTCGTCGAGCTCGACGGCGAGGTCGTGGCGATCGCGCTGTGGTTCACGACGTACTCGACGTGGACGGGCGAGCAGGGCATGTGGCTCGAGGACCTGTGGGTCGACGAGGCGTACCGCGGGCGCGGCTACGGCCGGGTGCTCGTGCAGACCCTCGCGGCGGTATGTGTCGAGCGAGGCTTCCCGCGCTTCGAATGGACGGTGCTCGACTGGAACGCGCCGTCGATCGCGTTCTACCGCGCGCTCGGCGCGGTCGGCATGGACGAGTGGACGACGCAACGCGTCACGGGTGCGGCGCTCGCGAGGCTCGCGGGGCGCTGA